A single genomic interval of Hafnia alvei harbors:
- the bioB gene encoding biotin synthase BioB: MADRHHWTLEQAQALFAKPFLELMFEAQQVHRQHFDPRQVQVSTLLSIKTGACPEDCKYCPQSSRYKTGLETEKLMEVQQVLDSARQAKAAGSTRFCMGAAWKNPHDRDMPYLEQMVQGVKEMGMETCMTLGTLSDQQANRLADAGLDYYNHNLDTSPEFYGSIITTRSYQERLDTLGKVRDAGIKVCSGGIVGLGETVRDRAGLLTQLANLPKAPESVPINMLVKVKGTPLADNDDVDAFDFIRTIAVARIMMPTSYVRLSAGREQMNEQTQAMCFMAGANSIFYGCKLLTTPNPGEDKDVQLFRKLGLNPQLTETEHGDNQQQQHLTEQLLHADTDQFYNAAV; this comes from the coding sequence ATGGCAGATCGTCATCACTGGACATTAGAGCAAGCCCAAGCTCTGTTTGCAAAGCCGTTCCTCGAGTTAATGTTTGAGGCTCAGCAGGTTCACCGCCAACATTTTGACCCGCGTCAGGTGCAGGTAAGCACGCTGCTTTCGATTAAAACCGGTGCTTGCCCTGAAGATTGCAAATACTGCCCACAAAGCTCGCGCTATAAAACGGGATTGGAAACCGAAAAACTGATGGAAGTGCAGCAGGTTCTTGATTCTGCGCGACAGGCTAAAGCAGCCGGTTCCACGCGATTCTGCATGGGCGCGGCATGGAAAAACCCGCACGATCGCGATATGCCATACCTTGAGCAAATGGTGCAGGGCGTCAAAGAAATGGGGATGGAGACCTGCATGACGCTCGGAACGCTATCCGACCAACAAGCTAACCGCTTAGCCGATGCGGGGTTGGATTATTACAATCACAACCTCGACACCTCGCCGGAATTTTACGGCAGCATTATCACGACCCGCAGCTATCAGGAGCGTTTGGATACGCTGGGAAAAGTGCGCGATGCCGGTATTAAAGTCTGTTCAGGTGGCATTGTTGGACTCGGTGAAACCGTACGTGATAGAGCCGGCCTGCTTACACAGCTAGCGAATTTGCCTAAAGCGCCGGAAAGTGTGCCGATTAATATGTTGGTTAAGGTCAAAGGAACGCCGTTAGCGGATAACGACGATGTGGATGCCTTTGATTTCATTCGTACCATTGCCGTCGCGCGCATCATGATGCCAACGTCTTACGTGCGTCTTTCAGCTGGTCGTGAGCAAATGAATGAGCAAACTCAGGCCATGTGTTTTATGGCGGGAGCCAACTCCATTTTCTACGGCTGCAAGCTGCTTACCACGCCGAATCCGGGTGAAGATAAAGATGTTCAGCTATTCCGCAAACTGGGGCTGAATCCTCAGTTGACCGAAACTGAACACGGCGACAATCAGCAACAGCAGCACCTCACCGAACAATTGCTGCATGCCGATACGGATCAGTTTTATAACGCCGCCGTGTAA
- the bioF gene encoding 8-amino-7-oxononanoate synthase, whose translation MNFQQHIENALAERHLAGAYRSRIVSETGSGREIHVNGRSYLNFSSNDYLGLSRDKSVINAWQQGAERYGVGSAGSGHVTGFTTAHAELEQQLAAWLDYPRALLFISGYAANQAVIAALMQKGDGIFADKLSHASLMEASIQSPATLRRFQHNQPDSLNKLLNSDREGRALVVTEGVFSMGGDSAPLAALHQQSQRAGAWLLVDDAHGIGVCGEQGRGTCDAQKVKPELLVVTFGKAFGLSGAAVLCSDAVAEYFIQFARHLIYSTSMPPAQACALTAALRRVRDGDELRSQLNHNVAQLRQGLNDLGLTLMDSSSAIQPVIVGENQAALNLAQQLREQGIWVSAIRPPTVPPGTARLRITLSAAHSTQDINRLLEALHVTARI comes from the coding sequence ATGAATTTTCAACAGCATATCGAGAATGCGCTGGCTGAGCGTCACTTAGCCGGAGCCTATCGTTCGCGGATCGTGAGTGAAACGGGCAGCGGGCGTGAAATCCATGTGAATGGGCGATCGTATCTCAATTTCTCATCTAACGACTATCTTGGCCTTAGCCGCGATAAATCGGTTATCAACGCGTGGCAACAAGGCGCTGAGCGCTATGGCGTAGGCAGTGCGGGTTCTGGACATGTCACGGGTTTCACCACTGCGCATGCGGAATTAGAACAACAGCTCGCCGCATGGTTAGATTATCCGCGTGCCTTGCTGTTTATCTCGGGGTATGCGGCCAATCAGGCCGTTATCGCCGCGCTGATGCAAAAAGGCGACGGCATCTTTGCTGATAAGCTCAGCCATGCGTCGCTGATGGAAGCTTCCATCCAATCCCCAGCAACGCTGCGACGTTTTCAACATAACCAACCAGATTCCCTCAACAAACTGCTGAACAGCGATAGGGAAGGACGAGCGCTGGTGGTGACTGAAGGCGTGTTCAGCATGGGTGGCGATAGTGCGCCGTTGGCGGCTCTGCATCAACAAAGTCAACGCGCAGGGGCGTGGCTGCTGGTGGATGATGCACACGGTATTGGCGTGTGCGGTGAGCAGGGGCGCGGCACCTGCGATGCACAGAAGGTGAAACCGGAATTGCTGGTGGTGACATTTGGCAAAGCCTTCGGGCTCAGCGGCGCCGCCGTTTTGTGTTCTGATGCCGTTGCTGAGTATTTCATCCAGTTTGCGCGCCACTTGATATACAGCACCAGCATGCCTCCCGCTCAGGCCTGTGCGCTCACGGCTGCGCTGCGTCGTGTGCGTGACGGTGATGAGCTACGCAGCCAACTAAATCATAACGTAGCGCAGCTTCGTCAGGGATTAAACGATTTAGGCTTAACGTTGATGGATTCCAGCTCAGCGATTCAGCCCGTGATTGTCGGTGAGAATCAGGCTGCGCTGAATTTAGCTCAGCAACTGCGTGAGCAGGGGATTTGGGTCAGCGCTATTCGTCCGCCAACGGTTCCACCCGGAACCGCACGGCTGCGAATTACCCTCAGCGCAGCGCATAGCACGCAGGATATAAACCGTTTATTGGAGGCGCTGCATGTCACTGCACGCATATAG
- the bioC gene encoding malonyl-ACP O-methyltransferase BioC, with protein MSLHAYSVNKSAVAAAFSRAADSYDAVAGFQRRCGELLLAQLDNLSGLKVLDAGCGTGVFSREFRRAGSQVISLDLAEGMLEKSRALDSADEYLLADIEHIPLSDNSVDLCFSNLAIQWCGSLGSALTEMCRVVKPGGKVVFSTLAQGSLTELAQAWRQVDGQTHVNQFLAFDAIKLACEPFPHDLQLIHETEFYPDVITLMKSLKGIGATHLHQGRDSGLTSRGRFAHLARVYPQQAEGLPLSYQLVIGVLHCE; from the coding sequence ATGTCACTGCACGCATATAGCGTCAATAAATCTGCGGTGGCGGCGGCATTTAGCCGCGCAGCAGACAGCTACGACGCCGTTGCCGGTTTTCAGCGGCGGTGCGGAGAATTGCTTTTAGCTCAGCTCGATAACCTCTCAGGCCTGAAAGTGCTGGATGCGGGCTGCGGTACCGGCGTTTTTAGCCGTGAGTTCCGCCGCGCAGGTTCACAGGTTATCTCTCTCGATTTAGCTGAGGGTATGCTTGAGAAATCGCGAGCTTTAGATAGCGCGGATGAATATCTCCTTGCTGATATTGAACACATTCCGTTATCGGATAACAGTGTCGATCTCTGTTTTAGCAATCTGGCTATTCAGTGGTGTGGTTCTTTAGGTTCTGCATTGACTGAGATGTGCCGCGTCGTTAAGCCTGGGGGAAAAGTGGTGTTCTCAACGTTGGCCCAAGGTTCCCTCACGGAGTTAGCTCAAGCTTGGCGGCAAGTGGATGGCCAAACCCATGTTAACCAGTTTTTAGCATTTGACGCCATTAAACTGGCCTGCGAGCCATTTCCACATGATTTACAGTTAATCCATGAGACTGAATTTTATCCTGATGTGATTACCTTAATGAAGTCACTCAAAGGCATTGGTGCTACGCATTTACACCAAGGTCGAGACTCAGGGCTAACTAGCCGTGGGCGTTTTGCGCACCTTGCCCGTGTTTATCCTCAACAGGCCGAAGGTCTGCCTTTGAGTTATCAGTTGGTCATCGGAGTTTTGCATTGTGAATGA
- the bioD gene encoding dethiobiotin synthase, giving the protein MNEKTYDLPCLNEAWFVTGTDTEVGKTVVSSALLEAATLQGKGTVGYKPVASGSEWHEGKLRNTDALALQAASSISVSYEEVNPYTFEEPTSPHIISADENRPIEFDVMSKGLMALRKKSNWTLVEGAGGWFTPLSETTSFAQWVIREQLPVILVVGVKLGCINHALLTAQAVAQSGLRLGGWVANCVVEPGKRHAEYMATLKRLLPAPCLGEIPHIPHADAKALAAYLDLPSLN; this is encoded by the coding sequence GTGAATGAAAAGACATATGACCTGCCTTGCTTAAACGAGGCATGGTTTGTTACCGGAACTGACACTGAAGTGGGAAAAACGGTCGTCAGTAGCGCGCTATTGGAAGCCGCGACTCTGCAAGGAAAAGGCACGGTTGGATATAAACCCGTAGCTTCTGGCAGTGAATGGCATGAGGGAAAACTGCGAAACACCGATGCGCTTGCTTTACAAGCGGCCTCTTCAATATCTGTCAGCTATGAAGAAGTGAATCCGTATACTTTTGAAGAGCCAACGTCGCCACACATTATTAGCGCTGATGAAAATCGACCGATCGAATTTGATGTGATGTCAAAGGGGCTGATGGCGTTGCGCAAAAAGTCGAATTGGACGCTGGTAGAGGGCGCAGGAGGGTGGTTCACGCCGCTCAGTGAGACCACGTCTTTTGCGCAATGGGTGATTCGAGAACAGCTTCCGGTGATCCTCGTTGTGGGCGTAAAACTTGGCTGTATTAATCACGCTTTGCTTACGGCACAGGCAGTTGCGCAATCTGGTTTAAGGTTGGGCGGGTGGGTGGCTAACTGTGTGGTAGAGCCAGGAAAACGCCACGCTGAATATATGGCAACGCTCAAGCGATTATTACCCGCGCCATGCTTGGGTGAAATCCCCCATATCCCGCACGCCGATGCGAAAGCGCTCGCGGCATATTTGGATCTCCCTTCCCTGAATTAA